A part of Cryptococcus tetragattii IND107 chromosome 3, whole genome shotgun sequence genomic DNA contains:
- a CDS encoding 40S ribosomal protein eS19 has translation MPGVRDISAEAFIKAYSSHLKRSGKLEIPTWVDIVKTGPQKELAPYDPDWFYVRAAAVARHIYLRKHVGVGALAKLHGTKNRRGTRPSHHRDSSTGVQRTVVQSLEKIGVLEAAPDGGRKISQDGMRDLDRIATAVLEAEREEEEEEEEEEEEEEEEADEE, from the exons ATGCCGGGTGTTCGCGACATCAG TGCTGAGGCCTTCATCAAAGCCTACTCTTCCCACCTTAAGCGATCCGGCAAGCTCGAGATCCCCACATGGGTCGACATTGTTAAGACCGGTCCCCAAAAGGAGTTGGCTCCCTATGACCCCGACTGGTTCTACGTGAGGGCCG CTGCCGTCGCCCGACACATCTACCTCAGGAAGCACGTCGGTGTCGGTGCCCTTGCCAAGCTCCACGGTACCAAGAACCGACGAGGCACCCGACCTTCCCACCACCGTGACTCCTCCACGGGTGTCCAGAGGACCGTTGTCCAGTCtcttgagaagattggTGTGCTTGAGGCCGCCCCTGACGGAGGCAGGAAGATCAGCCAGGATGGAAT GCGAGACCTCGACCGAATCGCCACTGCCGTCCTTGAGGCCGagcgagaggaggaggaagaggaggaggaggaggaggaagaggaagaggaggaggctgaCGAGGAGTAA
- a CDS encoding multiple RNA-binding domain-containing protein 1, which translates to MYVGTRSRLIFLNLPSTLNLESFRKTLLSPPTFKSTTITDTKLVPKRRFAFVGYKDAEEAQKVKEWFDGTYAFGGGKVKVDFVKDEPLKNGNKLNRGEKNKEKRPKEGKDNIQERQEPSKRLQEFMSVMKGVDPAMAPSEASTSTAEGTKKKEKSVKGKEKSEEPEEPEADDDDATWLRRRQAALEGEPSAPQLSADEQLILSTSRLFVRNLAFITTSESLSTHFSTYGRIDECHLPVSQTTGEPLGTAFLQFHNAEDALSAYKALDKTTFQGRLLHVLPGRAKPGQGGAVGGSGAVDSKVLGKRDQGKGEVKSKVDERRKQESAKGVNWASLYMNSDAVAASVADRMGISKSELLNADSGNSAVKLALAETTVIEETKKYFEDAGIVLESLQPRVPRSQTTILVKNIPYGTSIQNLTDLFAPHGKLTRVLLPPAGTLGVVEFENHMDAGRAFKALAYRRLGNAVLYLEKGPVGMFKSETAHGSGPMSTEQKREEEAKALAEKVESLPEQPDPTDEAGSTLFLKGLNFATTTPHLQTVLSNIPGFSFARVQMKPDPKRPGEKLSMGYGFVGFKTKEAATKALKALEGFEIDGKNLEVRFAQRGAEDDRETKKVGDTEGGKTKSTKVLVKNLPFEATKKDVRELFSAYGQLKSLRLPRKAVPTSTGAQSTRGFAFLEFTTHTEAARAMEALKHTHLLGRHLVLQWANEGEEVDVKGLREKVKGEVRGMEGGGDRKRRKLDFKGDKEHEMDGLEV; encoded by the exons ATGTACGTTGGGACGAG GTCACGTCTCATATTCCTCAATCTACCCTCGACTCTCAACCTGGAGTCCTTTCGGAAAACCCTCCTCTCGCCCCCTACCTTCAAATCAACGACCATCACCGATACCAAGCTTGTTCCGAAGAGACGATTCGCTTTTGTTGGTTACAAAGACGCAGAAGAAGCCCAGAAAGTGAAGGAATGGTTTGATGGAACGTATGCTTTTGGCGGTGGAAAAGTCAAGGTGGATTTTGTAAAGGATGAGCCACTCAAGAATGGAAACAAGCTGAACAGAGGcgagaagaacaaggagaagcGTCCAAAGGAGGGTAAGGATAACATTCAAGAGAGGCAGGAGCCAAGTAAGAGACTTCAGGAGTTTATGAGTGTTATGAAGGGCGTTGATCCAGCAATGGCTCCATCTGAAGCGTCTACCTCTACGGCCGAAgggacaaagaagaaggagaagagtgtaaaaggaaaggagaagtcTGAAGAGCCAGAGGAACCTGAAGcagacgatgacgatgccACATGGCTCCGACGACGTCAGGCAGCTCTTGAAGGCGAGCCATCT GCACCTCAACTATCCGCAGACGAAcaactcatcctctccaccagcCGTCTTTTCGTACGAAATCTTGCATTTATCACAACCTCCGAATCCCTCTCAACTCATTTCTCGACTTATGGACGTATAGACGAGTGCCACCTGCCGGTTTCTCAAACGACTGGTGAACCGCTCGGTACAGCTTTCCTTCAGTTCCACAACGCCGAAGACGCACTTTCTGCGTATAAAGCTTTGGATAAGACGACTTTTCAGGGTAGACTGTTGCATGTCTTGCCTGGAAGAGCGAAGCCGGGACAAGGAGGTGCCGTTGGGGGAAGCGGGGCGGTGGATAGCAAGGTGTTGGGCAAGCGGGACCAGGGAAAAGGTGAAGTTAAAAGCAAAGTGGACGAGAGGAGAAAACAGGAGAGTGCCAAGGGTGTCAACTGGGCTTCGTTGTACATGAAC AGCGACGCCGTTGCCGCCTCTGTTGCCGATCGGATGGGTATCTCCAAATCCGAGCTTCTCAACGCCGATTCCGGCAACTCTGCTGTAAAGCTCGCTCTTGCGGAAACCACAGTGATTGAAGAAACCAAGAAATACTTCGAAGACGCAGGTATCGTGCTCGAGTCCCTGCAACCCCGTGTCCCTCGCTCTCAAACGACCATCCTTGTGAAAAACATCCCTTATGGCACCTCTATCCAAAACTTGACCGACCTTTTTGCACCGCACGGTAAACTTACGCGGGTTCTCTTGCCGCCTGCTGGGACTTTGGGTGTAGTCGAGTTTGAGAACCATATGGACGCTGGCAGAGCTTTCAAAGCGCTTGCATACCGCCGTCTGGGGAATGCGGTGCTCTATCTCGAAAAAGGTCCTGTCGGCATGTTTAAATCTGAAACCGCTCATGGCTCTGGACCCATGAGCACCGagcaaaagagagaagaagaagctaaaGCCCTCGCTGAAAAAGTGGAATCCCTTCCGGAACAGCCTGACCCCACGGACGAAGCTGGTTCAACTCTTTTCCTCAAGGGTCTCAACTTTGCCACAACTacccctcatctccaaactGTACTCTCAAACATCCCCGGTTTCTCTTTTGCGCGTGTGCAGATGAAACCAGACCCCAAACGACCTGGTGAAAAGCTCTCAATGGGTTATGGATTTGTTGGTTTCAAGACTAAGGAAGCAGCGACTAAGGCGCTCAAGGCTTTGGAAGGGTTTGAAATTGATGGGAAGAATTTGGAAGTTAGGTTTGCTCAACGAGGTGCAGAGGACGATCGCGAGACGAAAAAGGTCGGTGACACTGAAGGAGGCAAGACAAAGAGCACAAAGGTGCTCGTCAAGAACTTGCCGTTTGAAGCTACCAAGAAGGACGTCCGTGAGCTTTTCTCGGCATACGGCCAACTCAAGTCTCTTCGTCTCCCGCGAAAAGCTGTCCCCACCTCGACCGGAGCTCAGTCTACAAGGGGTTTTGCGTTTTTGGAGTTTACCACCCACACAGAGGCTGCGCGAGCGATGGAGGCGCTCAAGCATACACATTTGTTAGGACGACATTTGGTTTTGCAGTGGGCGAATGAGGGTGAGGAAGTGGATGTCAAGGggttgagagaaaaggtgAAGGGTGAGGTTAGAGGgatggagggtggaggggatagaaagaggagaaagttGGATTTCAAGGGAGATAAAGAGCATGAGATGGATGGTCTGGAAGTGTAG